One Coffea arabica cultivar ET-39 chromosome 5c, Coffea Arabica ET-39 HiFi, whole genome shotgun sequence DNA window includes the following coding sequences:
- the LOC113689372 gene encoding F-box protein CPR1-like: MEGASEINLNEEIVMEILLRLPVKSLIKFNCVCRGWRDLINSRHFINMHLCLAQSTEYIIVKRLRDEDNKNVLSFHSPADESLLAAAPELELPELDEANWPLQLIGPCNGIVCLRDFHEGIHLCNPMTRKFRTLPQSSFGSPGGFLRQTHVVGLGFDSTIDDYKVVRIFESSLYDFRAEIYNLSTDSWRQVDAILPPVILRDCFDLLFNGFFHWSAGPESSPHILSFEMGAEVFKEIKYPNGWLGEQAEPGSVEHSLVVLDDSMALILFSRGRLLDSELYDKSEQYIEIWAMMEYGVEESWVKKFFLGPFSGIQCVLSFWSNDKLLADCCRQLGSFGIQNDSKLKKYDIKGFYLQLVILKESLVSLY, translated from the coding sequence ATGGAGGGCGCAAGTGAGATAAATCTAAATGAAGAAATCGTTATGGAGATCCTACTGAGGTTGCCCGTCAAATCATTGATCAAATTCAACTGTGTTTGTAGAGGTTGGCGTGATTTGATCAATAGTCGTCACTTCATCAATATGCATCTCTGCCTTGCGCAAAGCACGGAGTACATAATCGTCAAGCGTTTAAGAGACGAGGATAACAAAAATGTGCTGTCATTCCATTCTCCAGCTGATGAATCTCTTCTAGCTGCAGCCCCTGAATTGGAGCTGCCTGAACTTGATGAAGCTAATTGGCCTCTGCAGCTAATTGGCCCCTGCAATGGGATAGTTTGCCTCAGGGATTTTCATGAAGGAATACATTTGTGTAATCCAATGACGCGAAAATTTCGAACACTTCCTCAGAGTTCCTTTGGCAGCCCAGGAGGATTCCTCCGACAGACACATGTTGTGGGGTTGGGGTTTGACAGCACTATTGACGACTACAAGGTCGTCAGAATTTTTGAATCCTCCCTTTATGATTTTCGAGCTGAGATATACAACTTGAGTACTGATTCTTGGAGACAAGTGGATGCCATTCTGCCACCAGTTATACTTCGCGATTGTTTCGACCTACTTTTCAACGGATTTTTCCATTGGAGCGCAGGCCCGGAATCTAGCCCGCATATTCTTTCGTTTGAGATGGGAGCTGAGGTATTCAAAGAGATCAAGTATCCTAATGGCTGGCTAGGAGAACAAGCAGAACCGGGATCGGTGGAGCACAGTCTTGTTGTTTTAGATGATTCCATGGCGTTGATTTTATTTTCAAGAGGCAGATTGTTAGATAGTGAATTGTATGACAAATCAGAACAGTACATTGAGATATGGGCAATGATGGAATACGGTGTTGAGGAGTCTTGGGTAAAGAAGTTTTTCTTGGGACCTTTTTCAGGAATCCAGTGCGTATTATCTTTTTGGAGCAATGACAAACTCCTTGCAGATTGTTGCAGGCAGTTGGGTTCATTTGGTATCCAAAATGATTCCAAGTTGAAGAAATATGATATTAAAGGATTTTACCTACAACTCGTAATTCTAAAGGAAAGTTTGGTTTCTCTCTATTGA